The Burkholderia cepacia genome includes a region encoding these proteins:
- a CDS encoding TauD/TfdA dioxygenase family protein, protein MRVEPLTCALGAELLDVSLADAVHDDGLFAEIRAQLLRHRVLFLRDQDITRAEHVAFARRFGELEDHPVAGSDPEHPGLVRIYKSPDQPNDRYENAWHSDASWRVAPPFGCVLRCIDGPPVGGDTMWANMVLAYERLPDHVKQQIGDLRARHSIEASFGAAMPIDKRLALKAQYPDAEHPVVRTHPETGEKLLYVNAFTTHFTNFHTPARVRVGQDANPGAGQLLQYLISQAHIPEYQVRWRWRKNSVAIWDNRSTQHYAVMDYPPCVRRMERAGIVGDVPF, encoded by the coding sequence ATGCGAGTCGAACCCCTGACCTGCGCGCTCGGCGCGGAACTGCTGGACGTGAGCCTCGCCGACGCCGTGCACGACGACGGCCTGTTCGCCGAGATACGCGCGCAACTGCTGCGGCATCGCGTGCTGTTCCTGCGCGACCAGGACATCACGCGCGCCGAGCATGTCGCGTTCGCGCGGCGCTTCGGCGAGCTCGAGGATCATCCGGTTGCCGGCAGCGATCCCGAGCACCCGGGGCTCGTGCGGATCTACAAGTCGCCCGACCAGCCGAACGACCGCTACGAGAATGCGTGGCACAGCGATGCGAGCTGGCGCGTGGCGCCGCCGTTCGGCTGCGTGCTGCGCTGCATCGACGGTCCGCCGGTTGGCGGCGACACGATGTGGGCGAACATGGTGCTCGCCTACGAGCGCCTGCCGGACCACGTGAAGCAGCAGATCGGCGACTTGCGCGCGCGCCACAGCATCGAGGCGAGCTTCGGTGCGGCGATGCCGATCGACAAGCGCCTCGCGCTGAAGGCGCAATACCCGGACGCCGAGCATCCGGTCGTGCGCACGCACCCCGAAACCGGCGAGAAGCTGCTGTACGTGAACGCGTTCACCACGCATTTCACGAACTTCCACACGCCCGCGCGCGTGCGGGTCGGGCAGGACGCGAATCCCGGCGCCGGCCAGCTGCTCCAATACCTGATCAGCCAGGCCCATATCCCCGAATACCAGGTGCGCTGGCGCTGGCGGAAAAACAGCGTCGCGATCTGGGACAACCGCAGCACGCAGCACTACGCGGTGATGGACTACCCGCCGTGCGTGCGCCGGATGGAGCGCGCGGGCATCGTCGGCGACGTGCCGTTCTGA
- a CDS encoding 3-keto-5-aminohexanoate cleavage protein: MQFLDDSLHPENQDKVVITVAPYGPEWMPADFPEDIPVTMDEHVQKAVDCYNAGATVLHLHVRELDGKGSKRLSKFNELLGRLREAVPDMILQVGGSISFAPEGDGAEAKWLSDDTRHMLAELTPKPDQVTVAINTVQMNITELMNRKDIAGTSLSEAALWDAYREMTVPAGPGWVDEHLRRLQAAGIQPHFQLTGMHALETLERIIRRGVYRGPLNVTWVGIGGGFDGPNPYNFMEFVRRCPDGACITLESLMKNVLPINTVAMALGLHPRCGIEDTIIDQKGNRMTSVQQVEQCARIARELGRDIATGKEAKAIYRIGVQYDGIDETLAQLGMAPNRRPGQPNVPLRAA, translated from the coding sequence ATGCAATTTCTCGACGATTCGCTGCACCCGGAAAACCAGGACAAGGTAGTCATCACGGTCGCGCCGTACGGCCCCGAATGGATGCCCGCCGATTTTCCGGAAGACATTCCGGTGACGATGGACGAGCACGTGCAGAAGGCCGTCGACTGCTACAACGCGGGCGCGACGGTGCTGCACCTGCATGTGCGCGAACTCGACGGCAAGGGCAGCAAGCGGCTGTCGAAGTTCAACGAGCTGCTCGGCCGGCTGCGCGAGGCGGTGCCCGACATGATCCTGCAGGTGGGCGGCTCGATCTCGTTCGCGCCGGAAGGCGACGGCGCGGAAGCGAAATGGCTGTCCGACGACACGCGCCACATGCTCGCCGAGCTGACGCCGAAGCCCGACCAGGTGACGGTCGCGATCAACACCGTGCAGATGAACATCACCGAGCTGATGAACCGCAAGGACATCGCCGGTACGTCGCTGAGCGAAGCCGCGTTGTGGGACGCGTACCGCGAGATGACCGTTCCGGCCGGCCCCGGCTGGGTCGACGAGCACCTGCGCCGCCTGCAGGCGGCCGGCATCCAGCCGCATTTCCAGCTCACCGGCATGCATGCGCTGGAAACGCTCGAACGGATCATCCGCCGCGGCGTCTATCGCGGCCCGCTGAACGTCACGTGGGTCGGCATCGGCGGCGGCTTCGACGGCCCGAACCCGTACAACTTCATGGAATTCGTGCGGCGCTGCCCGGACGGCGCGTGTATCACGCTCGAATCCCTGATGAAGAACGTGCTGCCGATCAACACGGTCGCGATGGCGCTGGGCCTGCATCCGCGCTGCGGGATCGAGGACACGATCATCGACCAGAAGGGCAACCGGATGACCTCGGTGCAGCAGGTCGAGCAGTGCGCACGGATCGCGCGCGAACTCGGCCGCGACATCGCGACCGGCAAGGAGGCGAAGGCGATCTACCGGATCGGCGTGCAGTACGACGGCATCGACGAGACCCTCGCACAGCTCGGGATGGCGCCGAACCGCCGGCCGGGCCAGCCGAACGTGCCGCTGCGGGCCGCCTGA
- a CDS encoding MFS transporter, whose protein sequence is MLIHHVEPSIQDLSVGRRRTPAFAWLVFGLTVGLLLSDYMSRQVLNAVFPLLKHAWALSDTQLGSLSGVVALLVGLLTFPLSVLADRFGRVRSIVLMAALWSVATLGCALSTHYTEMLVARGLVGLGEAAYGSVGVALILSIFPARLRATLTGAFMAGGAFGSVFGMALGGLVGAHLGWRWSFGVMAALGIVLLVAYRCVVTERRLAAYRIECGTEYGAEPCRRDTDTPRDLRGSARVLMSGLFASRSVICAYLGSGLHLFVPGALFAWLPSYLNRYYAMAPDRAAVLAAGFVLLAGVGMVGCGIVTDRVGKNDGRRKWLTAIAYCVLTGVCLAIAFRLPPGPLQLALICAGMLVGAGASGASGAMVANLTPAAIHASAFATLTLANNLLGMAPGPLLTGWAADRAGLVGALQWIPVVPLAAAATFAIGRASYAADLARLERGQRVPARS, encoded by the coding sequence ATGCTGATCCATCATGTCGAGCCGTCGATCCAGGACCTGAGCGTGGGCCGCCGCCGCACGCCCGCGTTCGCGTGGCTCGTGTTCGGGCTGACCGTCGGCCTGCTGCTGTCGGACTACATGTCGCGACAGGTGCTCAACGCCGTGTTCCCGCTGCTCAAGCACGCGTGGGCGCTGTCGGACACGCAGCTCGGTTCGCTCTCCGGCGTCGTCGCGCTGCTGGTCGGGCTGCTGACGTTTCCGCTGTCGGTGCTCGCCGACCGCTTCGGGCGCGTGCGCAGCATCGTGCTGATGGCCGCGCTGTGGAGCGTCGCGACGCTCGGCTGCGCGCTGTCGACCCATTACACGGAGATGCTCGTCGCGCGCGGCCTCGTCGGGCTCGGCGAAGCCGCGTACGGCAGCGTCGGCGTCGCGCTGATCCTCAGCATCTTCCCGGCACGCCTGCGCGCGACGCTGACCGGCGCGTTCATGGCCGGCGGCGCGTTCGGCTCCGTGTTCGGCATGGCGCTCGGCGGGCTGGTCGGCGCGCATCTCGGCTGGCGCTGGTCGTTCGGCGTGATGGCCGCGCTCGGCATCGTGCTGCTCGTCGCGTATCGCTGCGTCGTGACCGAACGGCGGCTCGCCGCGTATCGGATCGAATGCGGTACCGAATACGGCGCCGAACCGTGCCGGCGCGACACCGACACGCCGCGCGACCTGCGCGGCAGCGCGCGCGTGCTGATGTCGGGGCTGTTCGCGTCGCGTTCGGTGATCTGCGCGTATCTCGGCAGCGGGCTGCACCTGTTCGTGCCGGGCGCGCTGTTCGCGTGGCTGCCGAGCTACCTGAACCGCTACTACGCGATGGCGCCCGACCGCGCAGCGGTGCTCGCGGCAGGCTTCGTGCTGCTCGCGGGCGTCGGGATGGTCGGCTGCGGGATCGTCACCGACCGCGTCGGCAAGAACGACGGCAGGCGCAAGTGGCTGACCGCGATCGCGTATTGCGTACTCACGGGCGTGTGCCTCGCGATTGCATTCCGGTTGCCACCCGGGCCGCTGCAGCTCGCGCTGATCTGCGCGGGGATGCTGGTCGGCGCAGGCGCATCCGGCGCGTCGGGCGCGATGGTCGCGAACCTGACGCCGGCCGCGATCCACGCATCGGCGTTCGCCACGCTCACGCTCGCCAACAACCTGCTCGGCATGGCGCCGGGCCCGCTGCTGACGGGGTGGGCCGCCGATCGCGCCGGGCTCGTCGGCGCGCTGCAATGGATTCCCGTCGTGCCGCTCGCGGCGGCGGCGACGTTCGCGATCGGGCGCGCGAGTTACGCGGCCGATCTCGCGCGCCTCGAACGCGGGCAGCGTGTGCCTGCGCGTTCCTGA
- a CDS encoding RBBP9/YdeN family alpha/beta hydrolase, which yields MTLTTAPTILIVPGLRDHVEDHWQTHLERRLPNARSVAPLETDKLSRAARVAALDAALAGIDGPVILVAHSAGVMITVHWARQATRRIHGALLATPADLETPMPAPYPSIDAIRDNGWLPVPRERLPFPSIVAASRNDPLARFERVEALAAGWGSTLVDLGEVGHLNPASGYGEWPGALALIGEVQALGAG from the coding sequence ATGACCCTGACGACCGCACCCACCATCCTGATCGTGCCCGGCTTGCGCGATCACGTCGAAGACCACTGGCAGACCCACCTCGAACGGCGCCTGCCGAACGCGCGCTCCGTCGCACCGCTCGAAACCGACAAGCTGAGCCGCGCCGCGCGCGTCGCGGCGCTCGATGCGGCGCTGGCCGGCATCGACGGCCCCGTGATCCTCGTCGCGCACAGCGCGGGCGTGATGATCACGGTGCACTGGGCGCGCCAGGCCACGCGCCGGATCCACGGCGCGCTGCTCGCGACGCCGGCGGATCTCGAAACGCCGATGCCCGCGCCGTATCCGTCGATTGATGCGATTCGGGACAACGGCTGGCTGCCGGTTCCGCGCGAACGGCTGCCGTTTCCGAGCATCGTCGCCGCGAGCCGCAACGATCCGCTCGCGCGTTTCGAGCGTGTCGAGGCGCTGGCGGCCGGGTGGGGCAGCACGCTCGTCGATCTGGGGGAGGTCGGGCACCTGAACCCGGCGTCCGGGTATGGCGAGTGGCCGGGGGCGCTTGCGCTGATCGGCGAGGTTCAGGCGCTTGGGGCGGGGTGA
- a CDS encoding extracellular solute-binding protein, whose amino-acid sequence MNSSRIARRVRRIALALGFTLSATAAVAAPVSLNIVDVAGNLQLTQKAIEAFRDKNPNLVSNVTFTNAPAPQLPGKIKAMQAAGRADIDLVLTGTDALAAGIEQNLWLKVLPDNAGVFPGVLDRYAPGPRKMQDLAQGFGLEVAYMPAGPLLEYNPAKVGDPPKTPDQLLAWCKAHPNKLIYARPANSGPGRTFLMGLPYVLGDKNPQDPINGWDKTWAFLKQLNDCVPYYPGGTSAVMKELGEGTRDMTVTVTGWDLNPRALGIVPAEFRVQAFDNMTWVNDAHYMVIPKGVPKDKLDVLFKLMNFLLEPAQQAMTYDDGYFYPGPAVKGVTLEMAPAHSQEVVRKFGRPEYAKLLADRPHVQPLSAQAMVAAFQKWDREIGSQKSK is encoded by the coding sequence ATGAACTCATCCAGGATCGCGCGCCGCGTCCGCCGCATCGCGTTGGCGCTGGGTTTCACGCTGTCCGCCACGGCGGCCGTTGCCGCCCCCGTCTCGCTGAACATCGTCGATGTCGCGGGCAACCTGCAGCTCACGCAGAAGGCGATCGAAGCCTTCAGGGACAAGAACCCGAACCTCGTCTCGAACGTCACGTTCACGAACGCGCCCGCACCGCAGCTGCCGGGCAAGATCAAGGCGATGCAGGCGGCGGGGCGCGCCGACATCGACCTCGTGCTGACGGGCACCGACGCGCTGGCCGCCGGCATCGAACAGAACCTGTGGCTGAAGGTGCTGCCCGACAACGCGGGCGTCTTCCCCGGCGTGCTCGACAGGTACGCGCCCGGCCCGCGCAAGATGCAGGACCTCGCGCAGGGCTTCGGCCTCGAAGTCGCCTACATGCCGGCCGGCCCGCTGCTCGAATACAACCCGGCGAAGGTCGGCGACCCGCCGAAGACGCCCGACCAGCTGCTCGCGTGGTGCAAGGCGCACCCGAACAAGCTGATCTACGCGCGCCCGGCGAACTCGGGCCCCGGCCGCACGTTCCTGATGGGGCTGCCGTACGTGCTCGGCGACAAGAACCCGCAGGACCCGATCAACGGCTGGGACAAGACCTGGGCGTTCCTGAAGCAGCTCAACGACTGCGTCCCGTACTATCCGGGCGGCACGTCGGCGGTGATGAAGGAACTCGGCGAAGGCACGCGCGACATGACCGTGACCGTCACCGGCTGGGACCTCAACCCGCGCGCGCTCGGCATCGTGCCGGCCGAGTTCCGGGTCCAGGCATTCGACAACATGACGTGGGTCAACGATGCGCACTACATGGTGATCCCGAAGGGCGTGCCGAAGGACAAGCTCGACGTGCTGTTCAAGCTGATGAACTTCCTGCTCGAACCGGCGCAGCAGGCGATGACCTACGACGACGGTTACTTCTATCCGGGCCCGGCGGTGAAGGGCGTGACGCTCGAGATGGCGCCCGCGCACAGCCAGGAAGTGGTCCGCAAGTTCGGCCGCCCCGAATACGCGAAGCTGCTGGCGGATCGCCCGCACGTGCAGCCGCTCAGCGCGCAGGCGATGGTCGCCGCGTTCCAGAAGTGGGATCGCGAGATCGGTTCGCAGAAGTCGAAATGA
- a CDS encoding ABC transporter ATP-binding protein, translated as MKHSFERLRLDGVSRSFTNAEGAQVAALNGLDLEIRRGEFIALLGPSGCGKSTALNCITGLQPLTSGGIWLDDTRIDVLPPERRGFGMVFQNYALFPHLSVLDNVGFGLKMRGVPKQETRRRAQQALELVQLVGHEGKLPGQLSGGQQQRVAIARAIVIEPPLVLMDEPLSNLDTKLRIEMRAEIRRIHTQLERATIYVTHDQDEALSMADRIVVMKEGVVQQVATPKDVYTRPHNLHVARFMGYRNVLPFTLDGMAGGHVIVSAAGVRLTGVPMAGFDAKDVAVALRPDDFARAGAADDNAFDATVETVEYGGRDSLIRAATPFGPIWARVAGEFSEGERLRLRIPPERTLIYAGEAE; from the coding sequence ATGAAGCACAGTTTCGAACGGCTGCGGCTCGATGGCGTCAGCCGCAGCTTCACCAATGCGGAAGGTGCGCAGGTCGCCGCGCTGAACGGGCTCGATCTCGAGATCCGGCGCGGCGAGTTCATCGCGCTGCTCGGCCCGTCGGGCTGCGGCAAGTCGACCGCGCTGAACTGCATCACGGGGCTGCAGCCGCTCACGAGCGGCGGCATCTGGCTCGACGACACGCGCATCGACGTGCTGCCGCCCGAGCGCCGCGGCTTCGGGATGGTGTTCCAGAACTACGCGCTGTTTCCGCACCTGTCGGTGCTCGACAACGTCGGTTTCGGCCTGAAGATGCGCGGCGTGCCGAAGCAGGAAACGCGGCGGCGCGCGCAGCAGGCGCTCGAACTCGTGCAGCTCGTCGGGCACGAGGGCAAGCTGCCCGGGCAGTTGTCGGGCGGGCAGCAGCAGCGCGTCGCGATCGCGCGCGCGATCGTCATCGAGCCGCCGCTCGTGCTGATGGACGAGCCGCTGTCGAACCTCGACACGAAGCTGCGCATCGAGATGCGCGCCGAGATCCGCCGCATTCACACGCAGCTCGAACGCGCGACGATCTACGTGACGCACGACCAGGACGAGGCGTTGTCGATGGCCGACCGCATCGTCGTGATGAAAGAGGGCGTCGTACAGCAGGTCGCGACGCCGAAGGACGTCTACACGCGCCCGCACAACCTGCACGTCGCGCGCTTCATGGGCTATCGCAACGTGCTGCCGTTCACGCTCGACGGGATGGCCGGCGGCCACGTGATCGTCAGCGCCGCTGGCGTGCGGCTCACAGGCGTGCCGATGGCCGGCTTCGACGCGAAGGACGTCGCGGTCGCGCTGCGTCCCGACGATTTCGCGCGCGCCGGCGCAGCCGACGACAACGCGTTCGACGCGACCGTCGAAACGGTCGAATACGGCGGCCGCGATTCGCTGATCCGTGCGGCCACGCCGTTCGGCCCGATCTGGGCGCGCGTGGCCGGCGAATTCTCCGAAGGCGAGCGCCTGCGTTTGCGTATCCCCCCGGAGCGCACGCTGATTTACGCGGGAGAAGCAGAATGA
- a CDS encoding ABC transporter permease — protein MSTLVAPGAPRDAKAWLVTPALAFIVALFIYPFAYGLVLSFQPMNGGGALANYVQFFTDTAMWPTVLVTLKLAVPATLLNVGVAVPVAFALRRNSPYQKFVTTLLVIPVTLGTVLVADGMLTYFGPNGWFPQALQGLHLYTGEVRLTHNYWGVLLSLIVSGFPFAFLLMLSYISGIDPTLARAAATLGANPWQQFRRIYLPLLVPGLTMAACLSFVQAFSVFPSAVLLGAPAGPTRVISIAAAEAAFERYDYSLASAIAIVMGFVQLLVVASMLGARRFFYTGAVTGGKG, from the coding sequence ATGAGCACGCTCGTCGCGCCCGGCGCGCCGCGCGACGCGAAAGCGTGGCTCGTCACGCCCGCGCTCGCGTTCATCGTCGCGCTGTTCATCTATCCGTTCGCGTACGGCCTCGTGCTGTCGTTCCAGCCGATGAACGGCGGCGGCGCGCTCGCGAACTACGTGCAGTTCTTCACCGACACCGCGATGTGGCCGACCGTGCTCGTCACGCTGAAGCTGGCGGTGCCGGCGACGCTGCTCAACGTCGGCGTCGCGGTGCCCGTCGCGTTCGCGCTGCGCCGCAATTCGCCTTACCAGAAGTTCGTCACGACGCTGCTCGTGATTCCCGTCACGCTCGGCACGGTGCTCGTCGCCGACGGGATGCTCACGTATTTCGGGCCGAACGGCTGGTTCCCGCAGGCGTTGCAGGGGCTGCACCTGTACACCGGCGAAGTGCGCCTCACGCACAACTACTGGGGCGTGCTGCTGTCGCTGATCGTGTCGGGCTTTCCGTTCGCGTTCCTGCTGATGCTCTCGTACATCAGCGGCATCGACCCGACGCTCGCGCGCGCGGCGGCGACGCTCGGCGCGAACCCGTGGCAGCAGTTCCGGCGGATCTACCTGCCGCTGCTCGTGCCGGGGCTCACGATGGCCGCGTGCCTGTCGTTCGTGCAGGCGTTCTCGGTGTTCCCGTCGGCCGTGCTGCTCGGCGCGCCGGCCGGGCCCACGCGCGTGATCTCGATCGCGGCGGCGGAAGCGGCGTTCGAGCGCTACGACTATTCGCTCGCATCGGCGATCGCGATCGTGATGGGTTTCGTGCAGTTGCTGGTGGTCGCGTCGATGCTCGGCGCGCGCCGCTTCTTCTATACCGGCGCGGTGACGGGGGGCAAGGGCTGA
- a CDS encoding ABC transporter permease, with protein MATDNHAARTWPSQSGPHDARRDDGARPVNTMKPQKARRGVAARAWQALVWGLMAFFLLNVMLLIATVAVNSIATRWFGTPLPQGFTLHWYAKAWEDFQLASVLWVTVEVVGAVVLLSIALGVPAAYALARVQFRGKRFALLVFLLPLMVPPVTYGIPMATVMYKVGLAGTLPGVILANLVPALPFVILVMTPFIEQIDPTLEAAARIFGANTWRYFRHVLLPLLVPGMLAAGLLVLVRTIGMFELTFFTAGPSTQTLVVALYYAVFSTGVRAPQSIDAMAMIYMAITLVWVVIALQFVSPTQLVSRVKQERP; from the coding sequence ATGGCGACCGACAATCATGCCGCGCGGACGTGGCCGTCGCAGTCCGGCCCGCACGACGCGCGACGCGACGACGGCGCGCGGCCCGTCAACACGATGAAGCCGCAGAAGGCGCGCCGCGGCGTGGCCGCCCGCGCATGGCAGGCGCTCGTCTGGGGGCTGATGGCGTTCTTCCTGCTGAACGTGATGCTGCTGATCGCGACCGTCGCGGTGAACTCGATCGCGACACGCTGGTTCGGCACGCCGCTGCCGCAGGGCTTCACGCTCCACTGGTACGCGAAGGCGTGGGAGGACTTCCAGCTCGCGAGCGTGCTGTGGGTGACCGTCGAGGTCGTCGGCGCGGTCGTGCTGCTGTCGATCGCGCTCGGCGTGCCGGCCGCCTATGCGCTCGCCCGCGTGCAGTTTCGCGGCAAGCGCTTCGCGCTGCTGGTGTTCCTGCTGCCGCTGATGGTGCCGCCCGTCACGTACGGGATCCCGATGGCCACCGTGATGTACAAGGTCGGGCTCGCGGGCACGCTGCCCGGCGTGATCCTCGCGAACCTCGTGCCGGCGCTGCCGTTCGTGATCCTCGTGATGACGCCGTTCATCGAGCAGATCGATCCGACTCTCGAAGCCGCCGCGCGCATCTTCGGCGCGAACACGTGGCGCTATTTCCGCCATGTGCTGCTGCCGCTGCTCGTGCCCGGCATGCTCGCGGCGGGGCTGCTCGTGCTGGTGCGCACGATCGGGATGTTCGAGCTGACCTTCTTCACCGCGGGGCCGAGCACGCAGACGCTCGTCGTCGCGCTGTATTACGCGGTGTTCTCGACCGGCGTGCGCGCGCCGCAGTCGATCGACGCGATGGCGATGATCTACATGGCCATCACGCTCGTGTGGGTGGTCATCGCGCTGCAGTTCGTGAGCCCGACGCAGCTCGTGAGCCGCGTGAAGCAGGAGCGCCCGTAG
- a CDS encoding DUF4148 domain-containing protein produces MKSALSLLVAAAFAAPVASFAQSQPAGEPVTRSEVVSQLQQLEQAGYKPSRNQYPADIQAAEARVAQTSGFGSEAGAAAQSGTRVTPAHGADMLISHH; encoded by the coding sequence ATGAAATCCGCCCTATCTCTGCTCGTTGCCGCCGCGTTCGCGGCCCCTGTTGCTTCGTTCGCGCAATCGCAACCGGCCGGCGAGCCGGTTACGCGCTCCGAAGTCGTGTCGCAATTGCAGCAACTCGAACAAGCCGGCTACAAGCCGTCACGCAATCAGTATCCTGCCGACATCCAGGCCGCCGAGGCCCGCGTCGCGCAAACCTCGGGCTTCGGCAGCGAAGCCGGCGCGGCTGCCCAGTCGGGCACGCGCGTGACGCCGGCGCACGGCGCCGATATGCTGATCAGCCACCACTGA
- a CDS encoding D-2-hydroxyacid dehydrogenase: protein MTHAPVNIVFLDRATLSPHTVLKPFPFPHVLRTFERTAPADVADRIRDADVVIVNKVRLDAAALSGAERLRLVAIAATGTDIVDLDACAAHGIVVSNIRGYAVRTVPEHTFALIFALRRSLVAYRDAVRAGRWLDSGQFCFFDHPIRDLAGSTLGIVGDGVLGRAVAAIGRALDMRVRFAAHAGHADPQAGCAPLDTLLRDSDVITLHCPLTPATRHLIDAAAFARMARRPLLINTARGGLVEESALVDALQSGQIAGAGFDVVTQEPLPAVHPFHAILSHPAFILTPHVAWASDEAMQALADQLVDNVAAFADGAPRNVVTAG, encoded by the coding sequence ATGACCCATGCCCCCGTGAACATCGTGTTCCTCGACCGCGCGACGCTGTCGCCGCACACCGTGCTGAAGCCGTTCCCGTTTCCGCACGTGTTGCGTACGTTCGAGCGCACCGCGCCAGCCGACGTGGCAGATCGCATACGCGATGCGGACGTCGTGATCGTCAACAAGGTCCGGCTGGATGCGGCAGCGCTCTCCGGCGCGGAACGGTTGCGGCTCGTCGCGATCGCCGCGACGGGCACCGACATCGTCGATCTCGACGCGTGTGCCGCGCACGGCATCGTCGTGAGCAACATTCGCGGGTACGCGGTCCGCACGGTGCCCGAGCACACGTTCGCGCTGATCTTCGCGCTGCGCCGCAGCCTCGTCGCGTACCGCGACGCGGTGCGCGCGGGGCGCTGGCTCGACAGCGGGCAGTTCTGCTTCTTCGATCATCCGATTCGCGACCTGGCCGGCTCGACGCTCGGGATCGTCGGCGACGGCGTGCTCGGGCGCGCGGTGGCCGCCATCGGCCGCGCGCTCGACATGCGGGTGCGGTTCGCCGCGCACGCCGGCCACGCCGATCCGCAAGCAGGCTGCGCGCCGCTCGACACGCTGCTGCGCGACAGCGACGTGATCACGCTGCACTGCCCGCTCACGCCCGCGACGCGGCACCTGATCGACGCGGCCGCGTTCGCGCGGATGGCGCGCCGGCCGCTGCTGATCAATACCGCGCGCGGCGGGCTCGTGGAGGAAAGCGCGCTCGTCGACGCCTTGCAGTCGGGGCAGATCGCGGGCGCGGGATTCGACGTGGTCACGCAGGAGCCGCTGCCGGCCGTGCATCCGTTCCACGCGATCCTGTCGCATCCGGCGTTCATCCTGACGCCGCACGTCGCGTGGGCGAGCGACGAAGCGATGCAGGCCCTCGCCGATCAGCTCGTCGACAATGTCGCCGCGTTCGCCGACGGCGCGCCGCGCAACGTCGTGACCGCGGGTTGA
- a CDS encoding CaiB/BaiF CoA transferase family protein: protein MTRPLDGIRVLELGQLIAGPFAGRMLAEFGADVLKVEPPALGDPLRKWRLLHDGTSVWWAAQSRNKTSLTLDLRTPEGQDVVRRLAAETDVLIENFRPGTLEGWGLGWDALSAINPGLVMLRVSGFGQTGPYRDRPGFGVIAEAMGGLRHLTGEPGRTPVRVGISLGDSLSALHGVIGVLLALRHREQQGGKGQVVDVALYESVFNMMESLLPEYSAFGAVREAAGSSLPGIAPTNAYRCRDGRYALIAGNGDSIFRRLMELIGRPDLGNDPALAHNDGRVAQVERIDAAIGAWTALQDRDDVLAALNEAGIPSGRIYDVADIAADPHYRARDMLVEAALPDGTPVLVPGIVPKLGATPGRIERPAPALGADTDAVLAALGIDAATRGDWRTRGVI from the coding sequence ATGACACGCCCCCTCGACGGCATCCGCGTGCTGGAACTCGGACAACTGATCGCCGGCCCGTTCGCGGGCCGGATGCTCGCCGAATTCGGCGCGGACGTGCTCAAGGTCGAGCCGCCCGCGCTCGGCGATCCGCTGCGCAAATGGCGGCTGCTGCACGACGGCACGTCGGTCTGGTGGGCCGCGCAGTCGCGCAACAAGACCTCGCTGACGCTCGACCTGCGCACGCCCGAAGGGCAGGACGTCGTGCGCCGCCTCGCCGCGGAAACCGACGTGCTGATCGAGAACTTCCGGCCCGGCACGCTCGAAGGCTGGGGGCTCGGCTGGGACGCGCTGTCCGCGATCAACCCGGGGCTCGTGATGCTGCGCGTGTCGGGCTTCGGCCAGACCGGCCCGTACCGCGACCGTCCCGGCTTCGGCGTGATCGCCGAGGCGATGGGCGGCCTGCGGCACCTGACCGGCGAGCCGGGCCGCACGCCGGTACGCGTCGGCATCTCGCTCGGCGATTCGCTGTCGGCGCTGCACGGCGTGATCGGCGTGCTGCTCGCGCTGCGGCATCGCGAGCAGCAGGGCGGCAAGGGGCAGGTCGTCGATGTCGCGCTGTACGAGTCGGTATTCAACATGATGGAAAGCCTGCTGCCCGAATACTCGGCGTTCGGCGCGGTGCGCGAGGCGGCCGGCAGCAGCCTGCCCGGCATCGCGCCGACCAACGCGTACCGCTGCCGCGACGGCAGGTACGCGCTGATCGCCGGGAACGGCGACAGCATCTTCCGGCGCCTGATGGAGCTGATCGGCCGGCCCGATCTCGGCAACGATCCCGCGCTCGCGCACAACGACGGGCGTGTCGCACAGGTCGAGCGCATCGATGCGGCGATCGGTGCATGGACGGCTCTTCAGGACCGCGACGACGTGCTGGCCGCGCTGAACGAAGCGGGCATCCCGTCCGGGCGCATCTACGACGTGGCCGACATCGCCGCCGATCCGCATTACCGCGCGCGCGACATGCTCGTCGAGGCCGCGCTGCCCGACGGCACGCCCGTGCTCGTGCCCGGCATCGTGCCGAAGCTCGGCGCGACGCCCGGGCGCATCGAGCGCCCGGCGCCCGCGCTGGGCGCGGATACCGACGCGGTACTGGCAGCGCTCGGCATCGATGCGGCGACGCGCGGCGACTGGCGCACGCGCGGCGTGATCTGA